In one window of Candidatus Limnocylindrales bacterium DNA:
- a CDS encoding alpha/beta hydrolase, whose protein sequence is MPRTSIVSRIAHDSFRRAPSTMPGGQWWENLESNFCDRPEGFELEPWDWARVNATAAVDLVMRTWGGTLLALTMPFGYLPSLSGTGFSDTLEDWQLYVDLLDENREPTFFFREPPSGVPVTEYEPRWGIFEPEGGRCLGLKFESPYAPFNSRLDETFASHRNNRTARARWWRHDGPPRPVLLAIHGFMADPYWLNVRFFSLQQFYEQGYDVVLFTLPHHGLRAEDSTYYSGQGFFTAGMSGINEHMGQAICDLRVLIRYLRKQCGIEKIALTGVSLGGWTAALYASLDDQVDAVIPNVPVVSPVDLLLEWHPAGGIVRTGLFALRWSVRHLRKIMAVTTPLTYRPKIATERLMIIGGVGDRLAPPKHSRLLWDHWDRCRIHWFPGNHVLHLDRGAYITQIGEFLEQIGFAEPESERSQAESA, encoded by the coding sequence ATGCCGCGCACGTCGATCGTCTCCCGCATTGCCCACGACAGCTTCCGCCGCGCGCCTTCGACGATGCCGGGCGGCCAGTGGTGGGAGAATCTCGAGAGCAATTTCTGCGACCGGCCCGAAGGCTTCGAGCTCGAGCCGTGGGACTGGGCGCGGGTCAACGCGACGGCCGCCGTCGATCTCGTGATGCGGACGTGGGGCGGAACGCTGCTCGCGCTGACGATGCCGTTCGGCTACCTGCCGTCGCTCTCCGGAACGGGCTTTTCCGACACCCTCGAAGACTGGCAGCTCTACGTCGACCTTCTCGACGAGAATCGCGAGCCGACGTTCTTTTTCCGCGAGCCGCCGTCCGGCGTGCCGGTTACCGAGTACGAGCCGCGCTGGGGAATCTTCGAGCCCGAAGGCGGGCGCTGCCTCGGCCTCAAGTTCGAATCGCCGTACGCGCCGTTCAACTCGCGCCTCGACGAAACCTTCGCGAGCCACCGCAACAACCGCACAGCCCGCGCACGCTGGTGGCGCCACGACGGCCCTCCCCGTCCCGTGCTGCTCGCGATCCACGGCTTCATGGCCGATCCGTACTGGCTCAACGTGCGGTTCTTCTCGCTGCAGCAGTTCTACGAGCAGGGCTACGACGTCGTGCTGTTCACGCTCCCGCACCACGGCCTGCGCGCCGAAGACTCCACGTACTACAGCGGCCAGGGTTTCTTCACGGCCGGAATGAGCGGCATCAACGAGCACATGGGCCAGGCGATCTGCGACCTGCGCGTGCTCATCCGCTACCTGCGCAAGCAGTGCGGGATCGAAAAGATCGCGCTGACCGGCGTCAGCCTCGGCGGCTGGACGGCCGCGCTGTACGCAAGCCTCGACGACCAGGTCGACGCCGTGATCCCGAACGTCCCGGTCGTAAGCCCGGTCGATCTTCTGCTCGAATGGCATCCGGCCGGCGGCATCGTCCGCACCGGGCTGTTCGCTTTGCGCTGGTCGGTCAGGCACCTGCGAAAGATCATGGCGGTGACGACGCCGCTCACGTACCGGCCGAAGATCGCGACCGAGCGCCTGATGATCATCGGCGGCGTCGGCGACCGGCTGGCGCCGCCCAAGCATTCCCGCTTGCTGTGGGATCACTGGGACCGGTGCCGCATCCACTGGTTCCCGGGCAACCACGTGCTGCATCTCGATCGCGGCGCCTACATCACGCAGATCGGCGAGTTCCTTGAGCAGATCGGGTTTGCCGAGCCGGAGAGCGAACGGTCGCAGGCCGAATCGGCCTGA